The Channa argus isolate prfri chromosome 14, Channa argus male v1.0, whole genome shotgun sequence genome includes a window with the following:
- the si:dkey-222f8.3 gene encoding poly(U)-specific endoribonuclease-C-like isoform X5, whose product MAKSQHANPELTEVLNQLWRLDTNRLKPGTDYKISLQGKAGYVAQGSNSARDRASAPLFKYVNEDKLKSIKTYSYFISLLDNYEMSTGVSETVTSEELKENKLFIDAIMETGVMKCAHKYLVKKGKSPSDSTQFKKQLYDIWFRLYHRERSGGEDSCGFEHVFVGETKHGKEVMGLHNWVHFYLQEKQGNVDYKGYKARDNKDTPDEDDHVLNLQFSWKGLVKPVGGSFIGVSPEFEVAIFTIIFLMSNEKMTSVVVKVDEYLLELVVYRHGASIGTSFPKLLSSNNRDL is encoded by the exons ATGGCCAAGAG tCAACACGCAAACCCAGAGCTCACAGAGGTCCTGAACCAACTCTGGCGTCTGGACACTAACCGCCTCAAGCCAGGGACCGATTACAAAATTTCTCTCCAA gGGAAGGCCGGTTATGTGGCTCAGGGCAGTAACTCTGCCAGAGACAGGGCCAGTGCTCCACTTTTCAAATATGTCAATGAGGACAAACTCAAAAGTATCAAGACATATTCAT ATTTTATCAGCTTGCTGGACAACTATGAGATGTCCACAGGTGTGTCGGAGACGGTGACTTCAGAGGAGCTCAAAGAGAACAAGCTCTTTATCGATGCCATAATGGAAACCGGTGTCATGAAG tGCGCTCACAAGTACCTGGTCAAGAAGGGAAAATCACCATCTGACAGTACACAGTTCAAGAAACAGCTGTACGACATCTGGTTTCGCCTTTATCACAGGGAGAGAAGTGGAGG tGAGGATTCCTGTGGATTTGAACATGTGTTTGTTGGAGAAACCAAGCATGGCAAGGAGGTCATGGGTCTTCACAACTGGGTCCACTTCTACCTGCAGGAAAAACAAGGCAATGTCGATTACAAAGGTTACAAAGCAAGAGACAACAAAGACACG CCGGATGAAGACGACCACGTCCTGAATTTGCAGTTCAGCTGGAAGGGTTTAGTAAAGCCAGTTGGAGGCTCCTTCATTGGTGTTAGCCCTGAGTTTGAGGTCGCTATTTTTACCATTATCTTCCTCATGtcaaatgagaaaatgacaTCTGTGGTGGTGAAAGTGGACGAGTACCTATTGGAGCTGGTGGTGTATCGCCACGGTGCATCCATTGGCACGTCCTTCCCTAAACTGCTTAGCAGCAACAATAGGGATTTGTAA
- the si:dkey-222f8.3 gene encoding poly(U)-specific endoribonuclease-C-like isoform X2, with amino-acid sequence MAKRTACSGTTHCSRWCEGATCLSNQHANPELTEVLNQLWRLDTNRLKPGTDYKISLQGKAGYVAQGSNSARDRASAPLFKYVNEDKLKSIKTYSYFISLLDNYEMSTGVSETVTSEELKENKLFIDAIMETGVMKCAHKYLVKKGKSPSDSTQFKKQLYDIWFRLYHRERSGGEDSCGFEHVFVGETKHGKEVMGLHNWVHFYLQEKQGNVDYKGYKARDNKDTPDEDDHVLNLQFSWKGLVKPVGGSFIGVSPEFEVAIFTIIFLMSNEKMTSVVVKVDEYLLELVVYRHGASIGTSFPKLLSSNNRDL; translated from the exons ATGGCCAAGAG GACAGCATGCAGCGGGACAACCCACTGCAGCAGGTGGTGTGAAGGAGCAACATGTCTCAGCAA tCAACACGCAAACCCAGAGCTCACAGAGGTCCTGAACCAACTCTGGCGTCTGGACACTAACCGCCTCAAGCCAGGGACCGATTACAAAATTTCTCTCCAA gGGAAGGCCGGTTATGTGGCTCAGGGCAGTAACTCTGCCAGAGACAGGGCCAGTGCTCCACTTTTCAAATATGTCAATGAGGACAAACTCAAAAGTATCAAGACATATTCAT ATTTTATCAGCTTGCTGGACAACTATGAGATGTCCACAGGTGTGTCGGAGACGGTGACTTCAGAGGAGCTCAAAGAGAACAAGCTCTTTATCGATGCCATAATGGAAACCGGTGTCATGAAG tGCGCTCACAAGTACCTGGTCAAGAAGGGAAAATCACCATCTGACAGTACACAGTTCAAGAAACAGCTGTACGACATCTGGTTTCGCCTTTATCACAGGGAGAGAAGTGGAGG tGAGGATTCCTGTGGATTTGAACATGTGTTTGTTGGAGAAACCAAGCATGGCAAGGAGGTCATGGGTCTTCACAACTGGGTCCACTTCTACCTGCAGGAAAAACAAGGCAATGTCGATTACAAAGGTTACAAAGCAAGAGACAACAAAGACACG CCGGATGAAGACGACCACGTCCTGAATTTGCAGTTCAGCTGGAAGGGTTTAGTAAAGCCAGTTGGAGGCTCCTTCATTGGTGTTAGCCCTGAGTTTGAGGTCGCTATTTTTACCATTATCTTCCTCATGtcaaatgagaaaatgacaTCTGTGGTGGTGAAAGTGGACGAGTACCTATTGGAGCTGGTGGTGTATCGCCACGGTGCATCCATTGGCACGTCCTTCCCTAAACTGCTTAGCAGCAACAATAGGGATTTGTAA
- the si:dkey-222f8.3 gene encoding poly(U)-specific endoribonuclease-C-like isoform X1: MRFPRTACSGTTHCSRWCEGATCLSNQHANPELTEVLNQLWRLDTNRLKPGTDYKISLQGKAGYVAQGSNSARDRASAPLFKYVNEDKLKSIKTYSYFISLLDNYEMSTGVSETVTSEELKENKLFIDAIMETGVMKCAHKYLVKKGKSPSDSTQFKKQLYDIWFRLYHRERSGGEDSCGFEHVFVGETKHGKEVMGLHNWVHFYLQEKQGNVDYKGYKARDNKDTPDEDDHVLNLQFSWKGLVKPVGGSFIGVSPEFEVAIFTIIFLMSNEKMTSVVVKVDEYLLELVVYRHGASIGTSFPKLLSSNNRDL; encoded by the exons ATGAGGTTTCCTAG GACAGCATGCAGCGGGACAACCCACTGCAGCAGGTGGTGTGAAGGAGCAACATGTCTCAGCAA tCAACACGCAAACCCAGAGCTCACAGAGGTCCTGAACCAACTCTGGCGTCTGGACACTAACCGCCTCAAGCCAGGGACCGATTACAAAATTTCTCTCCAA gGGAAGGCCGGTTATGTGGCTCAGGGCAGTAACTCTGCCAGAGACAGGGCCAGTGCTCCACTTTTCAAATATGTCAATGAGGACAAACTCAAAAGTATCAAGACATATTCAT ATTTTATCAGCTTGCTGGACAACTATGAGATGTCCACAGGTGTGTCGGAGACGGTGACTTCAGAGGAGCTCAAAGAGAACAAGCTCTTTATCGATGCCATAATGGAAACCGGTGTCATGAAG tGCGCTCACAAGTACCTGGTCAAGAAGGGAAAATCACCATCTGACAGTACACAGTTCAAGAAACAGCTGTACGACATCTGGTTTCGCCTTTATCACAGGGAGAGAAGTGGAGG tGAGGATTCCTGTGGATTTGAACATGTGTTTGTTGGAGAAACCAAGCATGGCAAGGAGGTCATGGGTCTTCACAACTGGGTCCACTTCTACCTGCAGGAAAAACAAGGCAATGTCGATTACAAAGGTTACAAAGCAAGAGACAACAAAGACACG CCGGATGAAGACGACCACGTCCTGAATTTGCAGTTCAGCTGGAAGGGTTTAGTAAAGCCAGTTGGAGGCTCCTTCATTGGTGTTAGCCCTGAGTTTGAGGTCGCTATTTTTACCATTATCTTCCTCATGtcaaatgagaaaatgacaTCTGTGGTGGTGAAAGTGGACGAGTACCTATTGGAGCTGGTGGTGTATCGCCACGGTGCATCCATTGGCACGTCCTTCCCTAAACTGCTTAGCAGCAACAATAGGGATTTGTAA
- the si:dkey-222f8.3 gene encoding poly(U)-specific endoribonuclease-C-like isoform X4, which produces MRFPSQHANPELTEVLNQLWRLDTNRLKPGTDYKISLQGKAGYVAQGSNSARDRASAPLFKYVNEDKLKSIKTYSYFISLLDNYEMSTGVSETVTSEELKENKLFIDAIMETGVMKCAHKYLVKKGKSPSDSTQFKKQLYDIWFRLYHRERSGGEDSCGFEHVFVGETKHGKEVMGLHNWVHFYLQEKQGNVDYKGYKARDNKDTPDEDDHVLNLQFSWKGLVKPVGGSFIGVSPEFEVAIFTIIFLMSNEKMTSVVVKVDEYLLELVVYRHGASIGTSFPKLLSSNNRDL; this is translated from the exons ATGAGGTTTCCTAG tCAACACGCAAACCCAGAGCTCACAGAGGTCCTGAACCAACTCTGGCGTCTGGACACTAACCGCCTCAAGCCAGGGACCGATTACAAAATTTCTCTCCAA gGGAAGGCCGGTTATGTGGCTCAGGGCAGTAACTCTGCCAGAGACAGGGCCAGTGCTCCACTTTTCAAATATGTCAATGAGGACAAACTCAAAAGTATCAAGACATATTCAT ATTTTATCAGCTTGCTGGACAACTATGAGATGTCCACAGGTGTGTCGGAGACGGTGACTTCAGAGGAGCTCAAAGAGAACAAGCTCTTTATCGATGCCATAATGGAAACCGGTGTCATGAAG tGCGCTCACAAGTACCTGGTCAAGAAGGGAAAATCACCATCTGACAGTACACAGTTCAAGAAACAGCTGTACGACATCTGGTTTCGCCTTTATCACAGGGAGAGAAGTGGAGG tGAGGATTCCTGTGGATTTGAACATGTGTTTGTTGGAGAAACCAAGCATGGCAAGGAGGTCATGGGTCTTCACAACTGGGTCCACTTCTACCTGCAGGAAAAACAAGGCAATGTCGATTACAAAGGTTACAAAGCAAGAGACAACAAAGACACG CCGGATGAAGACGACCACGTCCTGAATTTGCAGTTCAGCTGGAAGGGTTTAGTAAAGCCAGTTGGAGGCTCCTTCATTGGTGTTAGCCCTGAGTTTGAGGTCGCTATTTTTACCATTATCTTCCTCATGtcaaatgagaaaatgacaTCTGTGGTGGTGAAAGTGGACGAGTACCTATTGGAGCTGGTGGTGTATCGCCACGGTGCATCCATTGGCACGTCCTTCCCTAAACTGCTTAGCAGCAACAATAGGGATTTGTAA
- the si:dkey-222f8.3 gene encoding poly(U)-specific endoribonuclease-C-like isoform X3, producing the protein MSQQVCENLLLKLKQSRKKTTQFNQHANPELTEVLNQLWRLDTNRLKPGTDYKISLQGKAGYVAQGSNSARDRASAPLFKYVNEDKLKSIKTYSYFISLLDNYEMSTGVSETVTSEELKENKLFIDAIMETGVMKCAHKYLVKKGKSPSDSTQFKKQLYDIWFRLYHRERSGGEDSCGFEHVFVGETKHGKEVMGLHNWVHFYLQEKQGNVDYKGYKARDNKDTPDEDDHVLNLQFSWKGLVKPVGGSFIGVSPEFEVAIFTIIFLMSNEKMTSVVVKVDEYLLELVVYRHGASIGTSFPKLLSSNNRDL; encoded by the exons ATGTCTCAGCAAGTTTGTGAAAATCTGCTACTGAAATTGAAACAGTCAAGGAAGAAGACCACACAATTTAA tCAACACGCAAACCCAGAGCTCACAGAGGTCCTGAACCAACTCTGGCGTCTGGACACTAACCGCCTCAAGCCAGGGACCGATTACAAAATTTCTCTCCAA gGGAAGGCCGGTTATGTGGCTCAGGGCAGTAACTCTGCCAGAGACAGGGCCAGTGCTCCACTTTTCAAATATGTCAATGAGGACAAACTCAAAAGTATCAAGACATATTCAT ATTTTATCAGCTTGCTGGACAACTATGAGATGTCCACAGGTGTGTCGGAGACGGTGACTTCAGAGGAGCTCAAAGAGAACAAGCTCTTTATCGATGCCATAATGGAAACCGGTGTCATGAAG tGCGCTCACAAGTACCTGGTCAAGAAGGGAAAATCACCATCTGACAGTACACAGTTCAAGAAACAGCTGTACGACATCTGGTTTCGCCTTTATCACAGGGAGAGAAGTGGAGG tGAGGATTCCTGTGGATTTGAACATGTGTTTGTTGGAGAAACCAAGCATGGCAAGGAGGTCATGGGTCTTCACAACTGGGTCCACTTCTACCTGCAGGAAAAACAAGGCAATGTCGATTACAAAGGTTACAAAGCAAGAGACAACAAAGACACG CCGGATGAAGACGACCACGTCCTGAATTTGCAGTTCAGCTGGAAGGGTTTAGTAAAGCCAGTTGGAGGCTCCTTCATTGGTGTTAGCCCTGAGTTTGAGGTCGCTATTTTTACCATTATCTTCCTCATGtcaaatgagaaaatgacaTCTGTGGTGGTGAAAGTGGACGAGTACCTATTGGAGCTGGTGGTGTATCGCCACGGTGCATCCATTGGCACGTCCTTCCCTAAACTGCTTAGCAGCAACAATAGGGATTTGTAA